From a single Parambassis ranga chromosome 2, fParRan2.1, whole genome shotgun sequence genomic region:
- the enpp4 gene encoding bis(5'-adenosyl)-triphosphatase enpp4 translates to MLLQTLLGFLCSVGALATENTTAQQSAVPLLLVSFDGFRADYLQRFPMPNLKLLYSQGVLVEQLNNVFITKTFPNHYSLVTGLYAESHGILASTMYDPVSHKHFNLTSDKDPMWWNQAEPLWITALDSGYKTAAMMWPGSDVVIGNRTPTHFLPYNSTVTFQQRLESVINWMLGHEKEQGVMFAALYWEEPDRSGHIFGPDNATAMAKALKEVDDNIGLLMSELKRTGLWGNVNILITSDHGMAQCSADRLIRLDDCLKSDNYTLVDLSAVTALIPLQDPEVVFALLNKCHAHMTAYLKKSIPDRLHYRDNERIQPIILIADEGWTIVQRGDLPRLGDHGYDNSLPSMHPFLAAAGPSFRQGYQLKSLQSVDVYPLMCHLLSVPPRRNNGTLTQARCLLAAESCGDVAMVTALVVGVLFILSTITGLFWLLRSRRSMGPRAFQRLQVDYDDDDDPLLE, encoded by the exons ATGTTGCTTCAAACACTGCTGGGCTTCCTGTGTAGCGTCGGTGCTTTGGCgacagaaaacaccacagctCAGCAGAGCGCCGTGCCTTTACTGCTGGTGTCGTTTGATGGCTTCCGAGCCGACTACCTCCAGAGGTTCCCCATGCCGAACCTGAAGCTCCTGTACAGCCAAGGGGTCCTGGTGGAGCAGCTTAACAATGTCTTCATCACCAAGACATTTCCTAACCACTACAGCCTG GTGACAGGGCTGTACGCAGAGTCTCACGGTATCCTGGCCAGTACAATGTATGACCCCGTCAGCCACAAGCACTTTAATCTCACCAGTGACAAGGACCCGATGTGGTGGAACCAAGCAGAGCCCCTGTGGATCACCGCGCTCGACTCTGGCTACAAGACTGCAGCCATGATGTGGCCTGGTTCTGACGTTGTCATCGGCAACAGAACGCCAACACACTTCCTCCCCTACAACTCTACCGTGACATTCCAGCAGCGCCTAGAGAGCGTGATAAACTGGATGTTGGGACACGAAAAG GAGCAAGGAGTGATGTTTGCAGCTCTGTACTGGGAGGAGCCAGACCGATCCGGGCACATTTTTGGTCCTGACAATGCTACTGCCATGGCCAAGGCACTGAAGGAG GTTGACGACAACATCGGTCTGCTGATGTCAGAGCTCAAGCGGACCGGACTCTGGGGTAACGTCAACATCCTGATAACCAGCGACCACGGCATGGCTCAGTGCTCGGCCGACCGCCTCATACGGCTGGACGACTGCCTCAAATCAGACAACTACACACTGGTGGACCTTTCAGCTGTCACAGCCCTCATCCCACTCCAGG ACCCTGAGGTTGTTTTCGCCTTGCTAAATAAATGCCACGCCCACATGACAGCATATTTGAAGAAAAGCATCCCTGACAGGCTGCACTACCGTGACAATGAGCGAATCCAGCCCATCATACTGATCGCCGACGAGGGCTGGACCATCGTGCAGCGAGGGGATCTCCCCAGAC TGGGCGATCATGGCTACGATAACtcacttcccagcatgcaccccTTCCTGGCGGCGGCGGGTCCCAGCTTCCGTCAGGGTTATCAGCTTAAGAGCTTACAGAGCGTGGATGTTTACCCGCTCATGTGCCACCTGCTGTCGGTGCCACCGCGGCGCAACAACGGCACCCTGACCCAGGCTCGGTGCTTGCTGGCTGCTGAATCCTGCGGGGACGTCGCCATGGTGACTGCCCTGGTTGTGGGCGTCCTGTTCATACTATCGACAATCACTG GCCTGTTCTGGTTGCTGAGGTCCCGCCGGTCCATGGGCCCTCGGGCCTTCCAGCGGCTGCAGGTCGACTACGACGACGACGATGACCCCTTATTGGAATaa
- the xkr6a gene encoding XK-related protein 6 — MAAQSDGGKGVGCGGGGFAQLYDVDAEEPLDSAAIHICQCCRSSACYWGCRSACLGSLLGGGQPTGGVGIRETHCPPREQLWLDCLWIILALLVFFWDVGTDLCLAVDYYQRQDYLWFGLTLFFVLVPSVLVQILSFRWFVQDYTGGGLGEVEGLTKRGTVALGCMYPGRDRLQLATIWLWQATIHILQLGQVWRYIRTLYLGVMSRRQKEHQRRWYWAMMFEYADVNMLRLLETFLESAPQLVLQLCIMIQENRAETLQCISSLASLLSLAWVLASYHKLLRDSRDDQRSMSYRGALLHLFWRLFTISSRVLALALFASLFHIYFGIFVVVHWCAMAFWVVHGGTDFCMSKWEEVLFNMVVGIVYIFCWFNVKEGRTRYRMVVYYIVVLAENTILTGLWYAYRDPVLTDSYAVPALCSVYLTFAGGVLVMLLYYGFLHPATAHLQPSPASSCCAQLLWGLPLPPSAPPTAPPTPAHMAKSQTEEDVAETCLPVFQVRSAPPISKPEGPLIKIDMPRKRYPAWDAHYVDRRLRRTINILQYITPAAVGIRYRDGPLLYELLQYESSL, encoded by the exons ATGGCCGCGCAGTCGGACGGCGGCAAAGGGGTCGGGTGCGGCGGCGGCGGTTTCGCCCAGCTGTACGATGTTGACGCTGAGGAGCCTCTGGACTCCGCTGCGATCCACATCTGTCAGTGCTGCCGCTCCTCCGCCTGCTACTGGGGCTGCCGCTCCGCCTGTCTCGGCTCCCTGCTTGGCGGGGGCCAGCCCACCGGAGGGGTCGGCATCCGGGAGACCCACTGCCCGCCGAGGGAGCAGCTGTGGTTGGACTGCCTCTGGATCATCCTCGCCCTCCTCGTCTTCTTCTGGGATGTTGGCACAGACCTGTGCCTGGCGGTGGACTACTACCAGAGGCAGGACTACCTCTGGTTCGGCCTCACTCTGTTCTTTGTGCTGGTGCCCTCGGTCCTGGTCCAGATTCTGAGTTTCCGCTGGTTCGTGCAGGACTACACTGGCGGGGGGCTCGGGGAGGTGGAGGGGCTGACCAAGCGGGGAACCGTGGCTCTGGGGTGCATGTATCCCGGCAGGGACCGCCTGCAGCTGGCTACCATCTGGCTGTGGCAGGCCACCATTCACATCCTCCAGCTGGGACAAGTGTGGAG gTACATCCGGACGCTGTACCTTGGCGTCATGTCGCGCCGGCAGAAGGAGCACCAGCGGCGGTGGTACTGGGCCATGATGTTCGAGTACGCTGACGTCAACATGCTGCGCCTGCTGGAGACCTTCCTGGAGTCTGCACCTcagctggtcctgcagctctgcatcatGATCCAGGAGAACCGGGCCGAGACTCTGCAGT GCATCTCCTCCCtggcctccctcctctctctcgccTGGGTCCTGGCCTCCTACCACAAGCTGCTGAGAGACTCCCGCGACGACCAGCGCAGCATGAGCTACCGCGGGGCGCTGCTACACCTCTTCTGGCGCCTCTTCACCATCTCGTCCCGCGTCCTGGCGCTCGCCCTCTTCGCCTCCCTCTTTCACATCTACTTTGGCATCTTCGTGGTGGTGCACTGGTGCGCCATGGCCTTCTGGGTGGTGCATGGTGGCACGGACTTCTGCATGTCCAAGTGGGAGGAGGTGCTCTTCAACATGGTGGTCGGCATCGTCTACATCTTCTGCTGGTTTAATGTGAAGGAAGGCCGGACGCGGTACAGGATGGTGGTGTACTACATCGTGGTGTTGGCTGAGAACACCATCCTCACCGGTCTGTG GTATGCCTACAGGGACCCGGTCCTGACCGACTCCTACGCCGTCCCTGCCCTTTGCAGCGTCTACCTGACATTCGCTGGTGGCGTCCTGGTCATGCTACTGTACTATGGTTTCCTGCACCCAGCCACTGCCCACCTCCAGCCTAGCCCCGCCTCCTCTTGCTGCGCCCAGCTTCTCTGGGGTCTCCCTCTCCCACCGTCAGCCCCACCGACTGCCCCACCCACTCCGGCCCACATGGCCAAGTCACAGACGGAAGAGGATGTGGCCGAGACATGTCTTCCCGTCTTCCAGGTGAGGTCTGCGCCCCCGATCTCCAAACCCGAGGGCCCGCTCATAAAGATCGACATGCCCAGGAAGCGTTACCCGGCGTGGGATGCCCACTACGTGGACAGGCGCCTGCGGAGGACTATAAACATCCTGCAGTACATCACGCCGGCCGCTGTGGGCATCCGCTACCGTGATGGACCCCTGCTGTATGAACTGCTGCAGTATGagtcctcactctga
- the gckr gene encoding glucokinase regulatory protein isoform X1, which translates to MAGSAWTSALCKWESPDYEPSLPVSEKSNPLTCDIDRASAESIVKMLHRCDVQMFQEESEGTYQRLLSDQVVKTLAEVAKRAELILKDPQDSLVVLSGCGTSGRLAFLIAARFNRALRQLKQNPVYSYIIAGGDRALLSSQEAPEDDPKLGMLSLKKVCEGKKRVLFVGISCGLSAPFVAGQLDFCLQHPEVYTPVLIGFNPAHQARDEAMPGCTFTFHSVVQRMQEHANAFLINPAVGPEAISGSSRMKGGSATKILLEVVLSAAQAAAFSRTPVTCNGIVQHIGAHKRTVDVTYSECEGIAALVEAAGRSLQGGGCVCYLGWGSLAVLSLMDASECNPTFGADYEDVRGFISGGYAELNINEGSLTSLGPDFCIAHEDFLHLLLPRLTDKDTVLLIYTHCDDVGDVLKLARRVREKMVNLHAFYHQADGDTSAALQQVSIHQSLFLYIYVSIYRSVYVFFLLQDDINKLCLSTLNITWPAAAMPFCRQNRTLSSVSVPQQWELSTKLVLNAVSTGAHILKGKIYQNHMIDVQVTNSKLYRRATRLLQRLSGRPGPQCEEALLKAIYQVEELTGDIPSCDITTHTHKARSRTKVVPAALVCLLTGCSLVEAESHLKQRPIIREAVEELL; encoded by the exons ATGGCAGGATCAGCCTGGACGTCCGCTCTGTGTAAATGGGAG TCTCCAGATTATGAGCCCTCACTTCCGGTTTCGGAGAAATCTAACCCCCTGACCTGTGACATTGACCGTGCTTCAGCCGAAAGCATTGTGAAGATGCTGCACCGCTGTGATGTCCAAATGTTTCAAGAAGAGTCTGAAGGAACTTACCAG AGGCTTCTGAGCGACCAGGTGGTGAAAACATTAGCAGAAGTTGCTAAAAGAGCAGAGCTCATTCTGAAG GATCCTCAGGACAGCCTTGTGGTGCTCAGTGGCTGCGGCACTTCTGGTCGTCTGGCCTTTCTCATCGCG gcGAGGTTCAACAGAGCTCTGAGACAGCTGAAGCAGAATCCTGTGTATTCATACATCATCGCAGGAGGAGACAG agctctgctgtCCTCCCAAGAGGCCCCTGAGGACGACCCCAAACTGGGCATGCTCAGTCTGAAGAAG gtgtgtgaggGAAAGAAGCGGGTCTTGTTCGTCGGCATTTCCTGTGGATTATCT GCTCCATTTGTGGCAGGTCAGCTGGACTTCTGCCTGCAGCACCCCGAGGTCTACACTCCTGTGCTGATTGGCTTCAATCCTGCACATCAGGCCAG ggatGAGGCCATGCCGGGCTGCACGTTTACATTCCACAGTGTAGTGCAAAGGATGCAGGAGCATGCCAACGCTTTCCTCATCAACCCAGCAGTCGGG ccgGAAGCCATCAGTGGCTCCTCCAGGATGAAGGGAGGCAGCGCCACTAAGATTCTCCTAGAGGTTGTCTTGTCTGCTGCTCAAGCTGCCGCCTTCTCACGCACACCAGTCACATGCAA TGGTATTGTGCAGCACATCGGAGCCCATAAGAGGACTGTGGACGTCACATACTCTGAGTGTGAGGGCATAGCAGCTCTGGTGGAGGCAGCAGGACGGAG TTTGCAGGGTGGAGGATGCGTTTGCTACCTGGGCTGGGGCTCCCTGGCTGTGCTGAGCCTCATGGATGCCAGCGAGTGCAACCCAACGTTTGGAGCAG actacGAGGATGTTCGAGGCTTCATCAGCGGAGGATACGCAGAGCTGAACATCAATGAAGGTTCTTTAACCTCACTG ggtCCTGACTTCTGCATCGCACATGAGGATTTTCTACACCTGCTCCTGCCCCGTCTCACCGACAAGGACACTGTCCTTCTCATCTACACACACTGCG ATGATGTAGGTGATGTGTTAAAGCTGGCACGCAGAGTGAGAGAAAAGATGGTGAATCTTCACGCTTTTTATCATCAGGCTGATGGAGACACCTCAGCTGCGCTTCAACAAGTATCCATCCATCAATCTCTCTTCCTATACATCTATGTATCTATCTATAGGTCAgtatatgtattttttctgtTGCAGGATGACATCAATAAGCTGTGTTTATCCACCCTTAACATCACCTGGCCTGCTGCAGCCATG CCTTTTTGCAGGCAGAACAGGActctttcctctgtctctgtccctcagcAGTGGGAATTGTCCACCAAGCTGGTGCTGAACGCTGTTAGCACCGGAGCTCACATCCTAAAGGGGAAGATATACCAGAACCACATGATCGACGTGCAGGTCACCAACAGCAAACTGTACCGCAGAGCCACCAGGTTGCTCCAG AGGCTCTCTGGTCGTCCAGGGCCACAGTGTGAAGAGGCTCTTCTGAAAGCCATCTAccaggtggaggagctgacagGTGACATCCCTTCCTGTGacatcactacacacacacacaaggccagAAGCAGGACTAAA gtgGTCCCTGCAGCTTTGGTGTGTCTGCTGACTGGCTGCTCTCTCGTGGAGGCGGAGTCTCATCTGAAGCAGCGGCCAATCATTAgggaggctgtggaggagctgttGTGA
- the gckr gene encoding glucokinase regulatory protein isoform X3: MAGSAWTSALCKWESPDYEPSLPVSEKSNPLTCDIDRASAESIVKMLHRCDVQMFQEESEGTYQRLLSDQVVKTLAEVAKRAELILKDPQDSLVVLSGCGTSGRLAFLIAARFNRALRQLKQNPVYSYIIAGGDRALLSSQEAPEDDPKLGMLSLKKVCEGKKRVLFVGISCGLSAPFVAGQLDFCLQHPEVYTPVLIGFNPAHQARDEAMPGCTFTFHSVVQRMQEHANAFLINPAVGPEAISGSSRMKGGSATKILLEVVLSAAQAAAFSRTPVTCNGIVQHIGAHKRTVDVTYSECEGIAALVEAAGRSLQGGGCVCYLGWGSLAVLSLMDASECNPTFGADYEDVRGFISGGYAELNINEGSLTSLGPDFCIAHEDFLHLLLPRLTDKDTVLLIYTHCDDVGDVLKLARRVREKMVNLHAFYHQADGDTSAALQQDDINKLCLSTLNITWPAAAMPFCRQNRTLSSVSVPQQWELSTKLVLNAVSTGAHILKGKIYQNHMIDVQVTNSKLYRRATRLLQRLSGRPGPQCEEALLKAIYQVEELTGDIPSCDITTHTHKARSRTKVVPAALVCLLTGCSLVEAESHLKQRPIIREAVEELL, from the exons ATGGCAGGATCAGCCTGGACGTCCGCTCTGTGTAAATGGGAG TCTCCAGATTATGAGCCCTCACTTCCGGTTTCGGAGAAATCTAACCCCCTGACCTGTGACATTGACCGTGCTTCAGCCGAAAGCATTGTGAAGATGCTGCACCGCTGTGATGTCCAAATGTTTCAAGAAGAGTCTGAAGGAACTTACCAG AGGCTTCTGAGCGACCAGGTGGTGAAAACATTAGCAGAAGTTGCTAAAAGAGCAGAGCTCATTCTGAAG GATCCTCAGGACAGCCTTGTGGTGCTCAGTGGCTGCGGCACTTCTGGTCGTCTGGCCTTTCTCATCGCG gcGAGGTTCAACAGAGCTCTGAGACAGCTGAAGCAGAATCCTGTGTATTCATACATCATCGCAGGAGGAGACAG agctctgctgtCCTCCCAAGAGGCCCCTGAGGACGACCCCAAACTGGGCATGCTCAGTCTGAAGAAG gtgtgtgaggGAAAGAAGCGGGTCTTGTTCGTCGGCATTTCCTGTGGATTATCT GCTCCATTTGTGGCAGGTCAGCTGGACTTCTGCCTGCAGCACCCCGAGGTCTACACTCCTGTGCTGATTGGCTTCAATCCTGCACATCAGGCCAG ggatGAGGCCATGCCGGGCTGCACGTTTACATTCCACAGTGTAGTGCAAAGGATGCAGGAGCATGCCAACGCTTTCCTCATCAACCCAGCAGTCGGG ccgGAAGCCATCAGTGGCTCCTCCAGGATGAAGGGAGGCAGCGCCACTAAGATTCTCCTAGAGGTTGTCTTGTCTGCTGCTCAAGCTGCCGCCTTCTCACGCACACCAGTCACATGCAA TGGTATTGTGCAGCACATCGGAGCCCATAAGAGGACTGTGGACGTCACATACTCTGAGTGTGAGGGCATAGCAGCTCTGGTGGAGGCAGCAGGACGGAG TTTGCAGGGTGGAGGATGCGTTTGCTACCTGGGCTGGGGCTCCCTGGCTGTGCTGAGCCTCATGGATGCCAGCGAGTGCAACCCAACGTTTGGAGCAG actacGAGGATGTTCGAGGCTTCATCAGCGGAGGATACGCAGAGCTGAACATCAATGAAGGTTCTTTAACCTCACTG ggtCCTGACTTCTGCATCGCACATGAGGATTTTCTACACCTGCTCCTGCCCCGTCTCACCGACAAGGACACTGTCCTTCTCATCTACACACACTGCG ATGATGTAGGTGATGTGTTAAAGCTGGCACGCAGAGTGAGAGAAAAGATGGTGAATCTTCACGCTTTTTATCATCAGGCTGATGGAGACACCTCAGCTGCGCTTCAACAA GATGACATCAATAAGCTGTGTTTATCCACCCTTAACATCACCTGGCCTGCTGCAGCCATG CCTTTTTGCAGGCAGAACAGGActctttcctctgtctctgtccctcagcAGTGGGAATTGTCCACCAAGCTGGTGCTGAACGCTGTTAGCACCGGAGCTCACATCCTAAAGGGGAAGATATACCAGAACCACATGATCGACGTGCAGGTCACCAACAGCAAACTGTACCGCAGAGCCACCAGGTTGCTCCAG AGGCTCTCTGGTCGTCCAGGGCCACAGTGTGAAGAGGCTCTTCTGAAAGCCATCTAccaggtggaggagctgacagGTGACATCCCTTCCTGTGacatcactacacacacacacaaggccagAAGCAGGACTAAA gtgGTCCCTGCAGCTTTGGTGTGTCTGCTGACTGGCTGCTCTCTCGTGGAGGCGGAGTCTCATCTGAAGCAGCGGCCAATCATTAgggaggctgtggaggagctgttGTGA
- the gckr gene encoding glucokinase regulatory protein isoform X2 has translation MGDYEPSLPVSEKSNPLTCDIDRASAESIVKMLHRCDVQMFQEESEGTYQRLLSDQVVKTLAEVAKRAELILKDPQDSLVVLSGCGTSGRLAFLIAARFNRALRQLKQNPVYSYIIAGGDRALLSSQEAPEDDPKLGMLSLKKVCEGKKRVLFVGISCGLSAPFVAGQLDFCLQHPEVYTPVLIGFNPAHQARDEAMPGCTFTFHSVVQRMQEHANAFLINPAVGPEAISGSSRMKGGSATKILLEVVLSAAQAAAFSRTPVTCNGIVQHIGAHKRTVDVTYSECEGIAALVEAAGRSLQGGGCVCYLGWGSLAVLSLMDASECNPTFGADYEDVRGFISGGYAELNINEGSLTSLGPDFCIAHEDFLHLLLPRLTDKDTVLLIYTHCDDVGDVLKLARRVREKMVNLHAFYHQADGDTSAALQQVSIHQSLFLYIYVSIYRSVYVFFLLQDDINKLCLSTLNITWPAAAMPFCRQNRTLSSVSVPQQWELSTKLVLNAVSTGAHILKGKIYQNHMIDVQVTNSKLYRRATRLLQRLSGRPGPQCEEALLKAIYQVEELTGDIPSCDITTHTHKARSRTKVVPAALVCLLTGCSLVEAESHLKQRPIIREAVEELL, from the exons ATGGGAG ATTATGAGCCCTCACTTCCGGTTTCGGAGAAATCTAACCCCCTGACCTGTGACATTGACCGTGCTTCAGCCGAAAGCATTGTGAAGATGCTGCACCGCTGTGATGTCCAAATGTTTCAAGAAGAGTCTGAAGGAACTTACCAG AGGCTTCTGAGCGACCAGGTGGTGAAAACATTAGCAGAAGTTGCTAAAAGAGCAGAGCTCATTCTGAAG GATCCTCAGGACAGCCTTGTGGTGCTCAGTGGCTGCGGCACTTCTGGTCGTCTGGCCTTTCTCATCGCG gcGAGGTTCAACAGAGCTCTGAGACAGCTGAAGCAGAATCCTGTGTATTCATACATCATCGCAGGAGGAGACAG agctctgctgtCCTCCCAAGAGGCCCCTGAGGACGACCCCAAACTGGGCATGCTCAGTCTGAAGAAG gtgtgtgaggGAAAGAAGCGGGTCTTGTTCGTCGGCATTTCCTGTGGATTATCT GCTCCATTTGTGGCAGGTCAGCTGGACTTCTGCCTGCAGCACCCCGAGGTCTACACTCCTGTGCTGATTGGCTTCAATCCTGCACATCAGGCCAG ggatGAGGCCATGCCGGGCTGCACGTTTACATTCCACAGTGTAGTGCAAAGGATGCAGGAGCATGCCAACGCTTTCCTCATCAACCCAGCAGTCGGG ccgGAAGCCATCAGTGGCTCCTCCAGGATGAAGGGAGGCAGCGCCACTAAGATTCTCCTAGAGGTTGTCTTGTCTGCTGCTCAAGCTGCCGCCTTCTCACGCACACCAGTCACATGCAA TGGTATTGTGCAGCACATCGGAGCCCATAAGAGGACTGTGGACGTCACATACTCTGAGTGTGAGGGCATAGCAGCTCTGGTGGAGGCAGCAGGACGGAG TTTGCAGGGTGGAGGATGCGTTTGCTACCTGGGCTGGGGCTCCCTGGCTGTGCTGAGCCTCATGGATGCCAGCGAGTGCAACCCAACGTTTGGAGCAG actacGAGGATGTTCGAGGCTTCATCAGCGGAGGATACGCAGAGCTGAACATCAATGAAGGTTCTTTAACCTCACTG ggtCCTGACTTCTGCATCGCACATGAGGATTTTCTACACCTGCTCCTGCCCCGTCTCACCGACAAGGACACTGTCCTTCTCATCTACACACACTGCG ATGATGTAGGTGATGTGTTAAAGCTGGCACGCAGAGTGAGAGAAAAGATGGTGAATCTTCACGCTTTTTATCATCAGGCTGATGGAGACACCTCAGCTGCGCTTCAACAAGTATCCATCCATCAATCTCTCTTCCTATACATCTATGTATCTATCTATAGGTCAgtatatgtattttttctgtTGCAGGATGACATCAATAAGCTGTGTTTATCCACCCTTAACATCACCTGGCCTGCTGCAGCCATG CCTTTTTGCAGGCAGAACAGGActctttcctctgtctctgtccctcagcAGTGGGAATTGTCCACCAAGCTGGTGCTGAACGCTGTTAGCACCGGAGCTCACATCCTAAAGGGGAAGATATACCAGAACCACATGATCGACGTGCAGGTCACCAACAGCAAACTGTACCGCAGAGCCACCAGGTTGCTCCAG AGGCTCTCTGGTCGTCCAGGGCCACAGTGTGAAGAGGCTCTTCTGAAAGCCATCTAccaggtggaggagctgacagGTGACATCCCTTCCTGTGacatcactacacacacacacaaggccagAAGCAGGACTAAA gtgGTCCCTGCAGCTTTGGTGTGTCTGCTGACTGGCTGCTCTCTCGTGGAGGCGGAGTCTCATCTGAAGCAGCGGCCAATCATTAgggaggctgtggaggagctgttGTGA